The Streptomyces griseiscabiei genomic sequence CCGGAGGCCGCCGGCTACACGCCGGGAGCGATCCTCTGACCCGCTGGACCCGGGCCGAACTGGAGGCCGCCCGCGACCGGTTGGTGCCGGACGTGACCGCGGACGGCCTCCGGGTCCTGTTCTGCGGCATCAACCCGGGGCTGATGACGGCCGTCTCCGGCCACCACTTCGCCCGCCCCGGCAACCGCTTCTGGCCCGTCCTGCATCTGTCCGGGTTCACGCCCCGGCTCCTGAAGCCGTCCGAGCAGGGCGAGCTGCCGTCGTACGGGCTCGGCATCACCAATGTCGTGGCCCGTGCCACGGCACGCGCCGACGAGCTGACGGCGGAGGAGTACGTCGAGGGCGGGCGTCTGGTGACCGCCAAGGTCGAGCGGCTCCGGCCGCGCTGGCTCGCGGTGGTGGGCGTGACCGCGTACCGGTCGGCCTTCGGCGACCGCAAGGCCGCGATCGGACCGCAGGAGCGGACGATCGGGGACGCGCGTGTCTGGGTGCTGCCCAACCCGAGCGGGCTCAACGCGCACTGGACGGCGGCGACGATGGCGCAGGAGTTCGGGCGGCTGCGGGTGGCGGCGGCGGGCTGACCGCTCCGGCTCCCATGGGTTCGGCCGGGTCAGGGCGGGTCGATCTCCGTTATCAGCGCGATCAGTTGGAACGGCAGCTCCTTGTCCCACTGGGAGACACCGAGCGCGACCCAGCGGCCGTGGCCGTCGGCCCGCCACAGATGGACGTCGGGGACATGGGAGCTGAGCGGTCCCCAGGGCTCGGGGATGTCCTCGCCGTCCGTGGAGCGGTCGAGGACGCTCCAGAGGCTGAACACGTCGGGGACGCCCCAGCGCGCGGCGAGCCGCTCCGACAGGGCGTCCCGGTCCGCCTCGTACTGCTCCTCGGTCTCCTCACGCCGCGTCCCGTCGTCCTCCCAGAAGCCGGCGCTCGTCTCTAACTCGGCGAGGTGCCAGCCGGGTCCGGCCGTGCCGACGTCCGAGCGGCCGGGCTCCGCCGGGAAGTCGTCGGAGCACAGCCGCTCGATGACGGCGAGGTGCTGCGTGATGCTCATACGGTCCAGTAAAGCGGGCACCACTGACAATTGGCACGGCGTCAAGGGGGCGGGCATTCGCCTGGCACGGCGTCAGGGGGGCGGGCGTTCGACCGGCGGGCGGGGCGACGGCGGGCTGCACCGGGCGCCGGGCCCGCGGCTCCGGCTCCCGCCCGTGCCTCCCCCGCGACTACCCCGTGCCGGCTCCGCCCGACCTCACCCGTCGGGGATTGCGCAGGTCGGGGCTGCGGGCACTCGCCGGGGTGCGTCGTGGCGAGTACGATCCGGCAGACACGGGAGCGAGCTGGGAGGACGGACGTTGGGGCGACTGACCGGCGGGGATCCTTCTCTGCTCCGAAGAATCAACTCGGCCGTGGTGCTGCACGCCCTGCGGGCCACGGACCACGCGACCCTCACCGAGATCACCAGGGTCACCGGGCTGTCCCGGCCCACGGTGGAGGGCGTCGTGGAGGGGCTGGTCGAGGCCGGGCTGGTGGTCGAGCGGGCCGCCGACGAGGGCGCCGCCCGACGGCAGGGGCGCCCGGCACGGCACTACCGGTTCCGGGCCGAGGCGGGCCATCTGCTGGGCCTGGACGTGGGCTCGCACCAGGTGACCGCGCTGCTCGCGGACCTCGACGGGCGGGTGCTCGGCTCGCTGTCCAAGGACGTCTCCGAGTCCGCGTCCGCCGACGACCGGCTGGAGCGGCTGCGCTCGACCGTGGCCGAGCTGCTCCGCAAGGCCGGGGTCTCGCGTGGTTCGCTGCGCGCGGTGGGCGTGGGCAGTCCGGGGGTCATCGAGGCGGACGGTGCCGTACGCCTGTGCGCGGCCCTGCCGGAGTGGACGGGCCTGAACCTCGGCGAGCGGCTGAGCCGTTCCTTCAAGTGTCCCGTCCTGGTCGAGAACGACGCCAACGCGGCGGCCGTGGCAGAGCACTGGAAGGGTGCCGCCGCCGAGTCGGACGATGTGGTGTTCGTGCTGGCGGGGCTGAGCCCGGGCGCGGGTTCGCTGATCGGCGGGCGGCTGCACCGGGGGTACGGCGGCGCGGCCGGCGAGATCGGCGCGCTGCATCTGCTGGGCCGCGAGGCCACCCCGGAGGCGCTGCTGTCGACCACGGGCGAGCCGCTGCATCCGCTGGACGAGCAGGCGGTCGCCGAGGTCTTCCAGCACGCGCGCGAGGGCGACGTACGGGCCCGGGAGGCCGTCGACCGCTTCATACAGCGTCTCGTGCACGACGTGACGGCCCTCGTCCTCGCCCTCGACCCGGAACTCGTGGTCGTCGGCGGCTGGGCGACCGGTATCGACGACGTCCTCGACCCCCTCCGCCACGAGCTGGCCCGCTACTGTCTGCGCCCGCCCCGCGTCGCCCTCTCCCGGCTGGGCGAGGCGGCCGTCGCCATGGGCGCGCTCCGGCTGGCCCTGGACCATGTCGAGGAGCAGCTCTTCGCGGTGGAGGGCACGGTCACGGCACGCCGCTGACGCACCGCACCACCGCGAGCCCGCCGCGCGGGGGCGCGGCGGGCTCGGGTGCGGCTCTCATACGGGTGCGGCTCGCGCGCGTGGGGCACGCCTGCCGTGTCGTCAGGAGGCGCGGCGCTCCGGGCCGTGGTGGATCTCGACGCCGCCCGAGGCGCCGAAGGTCAGGCGGCACGTGTCAGCACGGTAGGTGGCCAGGGAGACGGCTGCCGTGCGTCCCTCGGCGTAGAAGCGGGTGGTGACGACGAGGACGGGCGCGCCGGGCAGCCGGTCCAGCTCCTTGGCGTCGTCCGCGCGGGCGGAACCCAGCTCCACCGAGCGCTCCTGTCCCTCCAGCTCCAGGCGCTGCAGCTCACGCAGCACCGCACGCGCGCGTGCGGCACCGGAGGGGGCGTCTATGGCGGAGAGGGCGGGCACCGAGGCCGCCGGGATGTAGAGCAGTTCGGCGGCGACGGGCTGGCCGTGCGACACACGGGAGCGGCGTACGACGTGCACCTGCTCGCCGTGCACGCTGTCCAGGATGTCCGCGACGGCGACGGGCGGTGTCGAGTCCGCGCAGTCCACGGGCTGCCAGGCGTCACCGGCGGTGCCCGGCCACGCCTGCTGTTCGGTGCCGACCGCGACGCCCACGCGCGGGGGTGCCACGGTGGTGCCGACGCCGCGCCGGCGCTGCAGTCGGCCCTCCAGTTCGAGCTGCTCCAGCGCTTGGCGGAGGGTGGCCCGGGCGACGCCGAAACGGGCCGCCAGATCACGCTCGTTGGGCAGGATCTCCCCCACCGAGAACTCGGAGTCCAATGCCTCGCTGAGCACGGTCTTCAGATGCCAGTACTTCGGTTCCGGCACCGATTCCAGCTGCTGGGTCCCCACCCTGTCCTCCGCTGCTTCGCCGTGGCCCGGCGGCGTTTTTAGCGCCCTTGTTTATTAAAGGTTGTTGCACTTTCTTGCGACCATAGGCCTGCCCCCACCCTTGGTCAAGACCAATCATCGAACCCTCGGGCATCCGACGGGCCGGACGCCCGGCAGCGTTCATCAAGGCTTCACGGCCGCCAGGGCGAGCAGCTTCTCCGGGTTGCGCACGATGTAGACGCACTGGATCAGCCCGTCGGCGACGTCGAGTTGGAACACGCTGTCCACCTTGTCGCCGGTCAACAGGACCACCGCGTAAGCACCGTTGATCTCCATGAAGCGGAACGAGGCGTCCGGGATGCCCTTGCCTGCCGCGCCGTGCACGAACCGACCCACCTTGTCGGCGGTTTCGAGGACCCGCACCGGGGCCTTGCCGATGCCGCCGCCGTCGCCCACGAGTCGGACGTCGGGGGCCAGCAGCGCCATGAGTCCGTCGAGGTCGCCACCGGTCGCGGCGGCGAGGAACTTCTCCGTCAGCTCCCGGCGTTCGGCCGGGTCGACCTCGTAGCGCGGGCGCCGCTCATCGACATGCCGGCGGGCCCGCCCGGCGAGTTGGCGCACGGCGGGCTCGGCGCGGTCGATCATGGCCGCGATCTCGGCGTACGGACAGCCGAAGGCCTCCCGGAGCACGAACACCGCGCGTTCCAGGGGCGACAGAGACTCCATGACGACGAGGACGGCGAGCGAGACGGTGTCGGCGAGGACGGCCCGCTCGGCGGTGTCGGGGACGGTGGCCCCGTAGTCGGTGAGGTACGGCTCGGGCAGCCAGGGGCCCGGATAGGCCTCGTTGCGCGACCGCACCTGGCGCAGCCGGTCGATGGCGAGCCGGGTGGTGATCCGGACCAGATAGCCGCGGGGTTCACGCACCTCGGACCGGTCGGCGCCGGACCAGCGCAGCCAGGCCTCCTGGACCACGTCCTCCGCGTCGGCGATCCGGCCGAGCATGCGGTACGCGACTCCCATGAGGACGGGGCGGTGCTCTTCGAAGACGTCGGTCGCGATATCGGTGTCGGTGGCCACCCGTCCATCCCATCCCGGCGGGCGCCGCCCTGTCCAGGCGATTCCGGGCACGTGCGCGGGCTTGTTACCGACAAGGACTACCCGCCGGTAGCAGTTGCTGACAAGCTGTCTATGAACGCCGTACGTCAGCGCGCCCCCCTCCCAGACGAGGAGCTGCACCATGTCCGCCGCCACGGTCACCTTCCAGGTCCCCACCCCGCTCGGCCCGCGACCCGTGACGGTCTCCTACACGCGCGAGGGCACGGGCGAGCCGCTGCTCCTGCTGCACGGCATCGGCCACCACCGGCAGGCCTGGGACCCCGTGGTGCACATCCTGGCGGCCGAGCGCGAGGTCATCGCCGTGGACCTGCCCGGCTTCGGCGAGTCCCCGGCGCTGCCCGACGGCCTCGCCTACGACCTGCCCACGACGACCGCCGTGTTCGGCGCCTTCTGCGAGGCACTGGAACTCGACCGCCCCCATGTGGCCGGCAACTCGCTGGGCGGGCTGCTCGCCCTGGAACTGGGCCGCGAGAAGCTCGTACGGTCCGTCACGGCCCTGTCCCCGGCCGGGTTCTGGAACGAGGCCGAGCGGCGGTACGCCTTCGGAATCCTGCTCACCATGCGGCACATCTCACGGCGGCTGCCGCTGCCCCTGGTGGAGCGGTTGTCCCGTTCGGCGGCCGGTCGTACGGCGCTGACGAGCACCATCTACGCCCGCCCGGCCCGGCGTTCCCCGGACGCCGTGGTCGCCGAGACGCTCGCGCTGGCGGGGGCCACCGGGTTCGACGCGACGCTCCGGGCCGGCGGCAGCGTGCTGTTCACCGACGACGTCCCCGGGCTGTCGATCACCGTGGCCTGGGGCACCCGGGACTGGCTGCTCGTCCGCCGCCAGGGCGTCCGCGCCAAGCGCGTCATCCCCGGCGCCCGCCTCGTCCGACTCCCCGGCTGCGGCCACTGCCCCATGAGCGACGACCCCGCGCTGGTCGCCCGCGTCATCCTCGACGGCAGCCGCTGAGTTCTTGGCCGAGCGGTACAGCGCGGGTCCGGTGGGGGCTTCTCGCGCAGTTCCCCGCGCCCCTGAAAGAGGCCTGCGGCCCTTTCGGGACGAAAAGCACGGGCGCAGCCCCTGCTTTTCAGGGGCGCGGGGAACTGCGCGACCAGCCCCCACCGGCCCCTCAGACGACAACGCACCCGATCCCCACGTCCTGACGCATCACCCGCTTCCCTCGTGACCCGGACAGTTGTTCACTTGCCGTTTCCGTGTGCGCTGCGGCGTACGCGTAGTTGTGGCTGTGCACACTGGCCGGATCCGTCACTGGAGGCGCATTCATGTCACACCGTCCGCCGAGTTCCCAGCCCGGTCGCCGCAGCGTGCTGCGCGGCTCGCTCGCCGCGTCGGCGGCACTCGCGCTGCCCGGTTCCGTCGCGCTCGGCTCGGTGCCGGCGCTGGCCCTGTCGGGGCGGCCCGAGGCCGGGTGGGGTGTGCAGACCGGCGACGTGACCGCGCACTCCGGGCTGGTGTGGGTGCGGTCGGACCGCCCGGCGCGGATGATCGTCGAGACGTCCGCCACCGAGTCGTTCCGCAACGCGCGCAGATGGCACGGCCCGCTGCTCGGCGCCGGTACGGACTTCACCGGGACGACGCGGCTGCGCGGTCTGCCGTCGGGCGAGCAGATCCACTACCGGGTGCTGCTGGCCGACCCGGACGACCCGCGCCGCACGGGTGAGCCGGTCACCGGCACATTCCGTACGACCTCGCTGAAACGCCGGTCCGGGGCGCGGTTCGTGTGGTCGGGCGACCTCGCCGGGCAGGGCTGGGGCATCAACCCGGACCGCGGCGGCTACCGCATCTTCGACGCGATGGGCGCGCTGGACCCGGACTTCTTCCTGTTCAGCGGCGACACCATCTACGCGGACGGCCCGATCGCGGCGACGGCCGCGCTCCCCGACGGCGGAACCTGGCGGAACGTCACCACCGAGGAGAAGTCCAAGGTCGCCGAGACGCTGGCCGAGTTCCGGGGCAACTTCCGCTACAACCTGCTGGACGAGAACCTGAAGCGGTTCAACGCCCAGGTCCCGGCGATCGTGCAGTGGGACGACCACGAGGTCACCAACAACTGGTACCCGGGCGAGATCCTCACCGACACCCGGTACACCGAGAAGAACGTGGACGTCCTCGCGGCACGCGCGCGGCGGGCCTTCAGCGAGTACTTCCCGATCTCCACGCTGCGGCCGGGCGACCGGGAGGGCCGCGTGCACCGCGTCATGCGCCACGGTCCCCTGCTGGACGTGTTCGTGCTCGACATGCGGACGTACCGCAACGCCAACTCGCCCGACATCCAGACCACCGACCCGGTGGGCATCCTCGGCGCCGAGCAGCTCCAGTGGCTCAAGCGGGAGCTGTCCCGCTCCCGCGCGGTGTGGAAGGTGATCGCCTCCGACATGCCGCTCGGCCTGGTCGTGCCGGACACAGGTGACGGAAAGCCGAACATCGAGGCCGTGGCCCAGGGCGACCCGGGCGCGCCGCTCGGGCGGGAGCTGCAGATCGCCGAGCTGCTGCGGTTCGTCAAGCACCGCAGGATCACCGGCACGGTGTGGCTGACGGCGGACGTGCACTACACCTCGGCGCAGCACTACCAGCCGTCGCGGGCCGCCTTCACCGACTTCGAGCCGTTCTGGGAGTTCGTCTCCGGCCCGCTGAACGCCGGTGCCTTCCCGGCCAACGCGCTGGACGGCACGTTCGGTCCCGAGCGGGTGTTCGTCAAGGCGCCGACCGCGGCGAACGTGTCACCGGCGGGCGGCTACCAGTTCTTCGGCGAGGTCGACATCGACGGCCACAGCGGGGAGCTGACGGTCCGGCTGCGCGAGCAGGACGGGACCGTGCTCTACACGAAGGTGCTGCAGCCGGGTCTCGTCGGGCAGTAGGCCAGAGCCCGCAGCTCGTCCGACAAACGCCCTTGACCTCGCGTCTTCGCAGGTCAGGGGCGATTGTCAGTGGTGGCTCCTACGGTTTTCCCATGACGCGATCTCTACAGGCCGTGGCCTACACCCGACCCTCCGCGCTGGAGTCCGTGGCGGGCGGACGCCGGCTGGGGCTGGAGACCTCCCGGGGCGCGACCCCGACGGGGGTCGAGGACCATCCCCGGTTCTTCACGGGCTTCCTGACCTCCCCTCAGGTGGCGGCTGCGGGGCTGCTGGCGGTCGCCGACGTGGCGGCGGCGCGGTACTTCCAGCAGCAGCTGCGGGCCTCCCTGGATCCGGTGGTGACGGGGAACGGGGACCGGCTGCGGTTCGAGTCCTTCTCGGGCTGCGGTGGCGTCTACGCCCGGCTGGACGTGCTGGAGAGCGGCCTCGACGGCGGCGAGGTGGGGCACGGCACGACCAATGTGGACGTCAACAACCCCCTGCGGGAGGCGCTGTCCCGGATCGGCGGGGACGATCCGCTGCATCTGCGGGTCGGGCCCGAGGAGTTGGCGGTGACCACGCTGGACGGCCCGGTGGTGGAGAAGAAGGTGCCGCTGCCGGACCGCTGGCTGCGCGGTTTCGCCGAGGCCCAGGTGATCGCCGCCGGGTTCGATCTGCGGGCCGAGCTGCCCGCCGCCGAGGCGGTGCGATTCCTGCGGTCGCTGCCTCGCGGGGGTGCGCGAGGGGCCTCCCGGGGCGTCCAGTGGGTCGTGCCCGCCGGACGCGCCCTGCGGCCGACGACCCGGCCCGTGCCGGGCGCGGTCTGTCTGCCGGGCCCGGAGCGGCTGGTGGCGCTGCAGCGGGCGCTGCGCCATGCCACGGCCCTGCGGGTCTACGGCCCGCCGGCCGCCGGTGAGGCCGCCCTCGCCAGTGCCTGGGAGGTCGTGCTCCCCGGTATGCGACTCACCCTCACACT encodes the following:
- the mug gene encoding G/U mismatch-specific DNA glycosylase, translated to MPDVTADGLRVLFCGINPGLMTAVSGHHFARPGNRFWPVLHLSGFTPRLLKPSEQGELPSYGLGITNVVARATARADELTAEEYVEGGRLVTAKVERLRPRWLAVVGVTAYRSAFGDRKAAIGPQERTIGDARVWVLPNPSGLNAHWTAATMAQEFGRLRVAAAG
- a CDS encoding ROK family transcriptional regulator — protein: MGRLTGGDPSLLRRINSAVVLHALRATDHATLTEITRVTGLSRPTVEGVVEGLVEAGLVVERAADEGAARRQGRPARHYRFRAEAGHLLGLDVGSHQVTALLADLDGRVLGSLSKDVSESASADDRLERLRSTVAELLRKAGVSRGSLRAVGVGSPGVIEADGAVRLCAALPEWTGLNLGERLSRSFKCPVLVENDANAAAVAEHWKGAAAESDDVVFVLAGLSPGAGSLIGGRLHRGYGGAAGEIGALHLLGREATPEALLSTTGEPLHPLDEQAVAEVFQHAREGDVRAREAVDRFIQRLVHDVTALVLALDPELVVVGGWATGIDDVLDPLRHELARYCLRPPRVALSRLGEAAVAMGALRLALDHVEEQLFAVEGTVTARR
- a CDS encoding GntR family transcriptional regulator: MGTQQLESVPEPKYWHLKTVLSEALDSEFSVGEILPNERDLAARFGVARATLRQALEQLELEGRLQRRRGVGTTVAPPRVGVAVGTEQQAWPGTAGDAWQPVDCADSTPPVAVADILDSVHGEQVHVVRRSRVSHGQPVAAELLYIPAASVPALSAIDAPSGAARARAVLRELQRLELEGQERSVELGSARADDAKELDRLPGAPVLVVTTRFYAEGRTAAVSLATYRADTCRLTFGASGGVEIHHGPERRAS
- a CDS encoding RNA polymerase sigma-70 factor; this encodes MATDTDIATDVFEEHRPVLMGVAYRMLGRIADAEDVVQEAWLRWSGADRSEVREPRGYLVRITTRLAIDRLRQVRSRNEAYPGPWLPEPYLTDYGATVPDTAERAVLADTVSLAVLVVMESLSPLERAVFVLREAFGCPYAEIAAMIDRAEPAVRQLAGRARRHVDERRPRYEVDPAERRELTEKFLAAATGGDLDGLMALLAPDVRLVGDGGGIGKAPVRVLETADKVGRFVHGAAGKGIPDASFRFMEINGAYAVVLLTGDKVDSVFQLDVADGLIQCVYIVRNPEKLLALAAVKP
- a CDS encoding alpha/beta fold hydrolase; this translates as MSAATVTFQVPTPLGPRPVTVSYTREGTGEPLLLLHGIGHHRQAWDPVVHILAAEREVIAVDLPGFGESPALPDGLAYDLPTTTAVFGAFCEALELDRPHVAGNSLGGLLALELGREKLVRSVTALSPAGFWNEAERRYAFGILLTMRHISRRLPLPLVERLSRSAAGRTALTSTIYARPARRSPDAVVAETLALAGATGFDATLRAGGSVLFTDDVPGLSITVAWGTRDWLLVRRQGVRAKRVIPGARLVRLPGCGHCPMSDDPALVARVILDGSR
- a CDS encoding alkaline phosphatase D family protein; its protein translation is MSHRPPSSQPGRRSVLRGSLAASAALALPGSVALGSVPALALSGRPEAGWGVQTGDVTAHSGLVWVRSDRPARMIVETSATESFRNARRWHGPLLGAGTDFTGTTRLRGLPSGEQIHYRVLLADPDDPRRTGEPVTGTFRTTSLKRRSGARFVWSGDLAGQGWGINPDRGGYRIFDAMGALDPDFFLFSGDTIYADGPIAATAALPDGGTWRNVTTEEKSKVAETLAEFRGNFRYNLLDENLKRFNAQVPAIVQWDDHEVTNNWYPGEILTDTRYTEKNVDVLAARARRAFSEYFPISTLRPGDREGRVHRVMRHGPLLDVFVLDMRTYRNANSPDIQTTDPVGILGAEQLQWLKRELSRSRAVWKVIASDMPLGLVVPDTGDGKPNIEAVAQGDPGAPLGRELQIAELLRFVKHRRITGTVWLTADVHYTSAQHYQPSRAAFTDFEPFWEFVSGPLNAGAFPANALDGTFGPERVFVKAPTAANVSPAGGYQFFGEVDIDGHSGELTVRLREQDGTVLYTKVLQPGLVGQ
- a CDS encoding SWIM zinc finger family protein, encoding MTRSLQAVAYTRPSALESVAGGRRLGLETSRGATPTGVEDHPRFFTGFLTSPQVAAAGLLAVADVAAARYFQQQLRASLDPVVTGNGDRLRFESFSGCGGVYARLDVLESGLDGGEVGHGTTNVDVNNPLREALSRIGGDDPLHLRVGPEELAVTTLDGPVVEKKVPLPDRWLRGFAEAQVIAAGFDLRAELPAAEAVRFLRSLPRGGARGASRGVQWVVPAGRALRPTTRPVPGAVCLPGPERLVALQRALRHATALRVYGPPAAGEAALASAWEVVLPGMRLTLTLSPEAARGFSGEGGVLEALATDEAAEDAELIGVLLAWEPRIDVGDLAAFSGLPADRVRAALTRLGTSGRVGYDTAEAAYFHRELPYDADRVERHNPRLRSARALVAAGAVSLDGDLGTVTAEDGHVHRVRDSAGTLTCSCLWWAKYRGGRGPCKHALAVRMVRRGATAAPDDTQAGAGAGTARIDGGAR